A DNA window from Helianthus annuus cultivar XRQ/B chromosome 15, HanXRQr2.0-SUNRISE, whole genome shotgun sequence contains the following coding sequences:
- the LOC110887452 gene encoding uncharacterized protein LOC110887452: MDPFNNPNNPNNPNNPNNPTQPNVFSVPGYYPTLEPNQFSQYSSNAFASFQHSPNQFAQFSQNQALQQMMMRGAYNFPSNLTPPVQPQPIPTQPFQQSEPEDDVEVVPETQPPKGKGKRNKGKQVVGDQPSKPKSTKWTSIKKEALAKAYIGTFDHPTKGNNQTGEGFWSKVLAKFLVLMDQGPYRDIDSVSSKWRKMNVSVNRFCEEYNKLYTSDRRSGMSDDDVFKKALDKYKANNGNTNFAHVRAWAILKDEPKWALIPNEVAMAKRQKTSETSSFSAGGSDARCHINLNDDADFDEEEYVVHEAERPQGQDKSKKERAKGKEKEKVDPKMEEFMEHLKIYNDVSAQKTKAKERAVEKKARVAEEKLREKVRLSNEKIRISDEKIRLKEWLMITMDVDQYPEPKRSMLKKLQTDIMKKHNII, encoded by the exons ATGGATCCCTTCAACAACCCGAACAATCCGAACAACCCGAACAATCCCAACAACCCGACCCAACCTAATGTTTTCTCGGTTCCGGGATATTATCCGACGctagaaccgaaccaattctcgCAATATTCATCAAATGCGTTTGCATCATTTCAACACTCGCCAAACCAATTCGCTCAATTCTCTCAAAATCAAGCCCTTCAACAAATGATGATGCGGGGTGCTTATAATTTCCCATCGAACCTCACACCACCCGTTCAACCCCAACCGATCCCGACGCAACCCTTTCAACAATCCGAACCCGAAGACGATGTGGAGGTTGTTCCCGAAACCCAACCGCCTAAAGGAAAAGGAAAACGAAACAAAGGCAAGCAAGTGGTGGGTGATCAACCGTCCAAACCGAAGTCGACTAAGTGGACATCAATCAAAAAAGAAGCCTTAGCCAAGGCTTACATTGGCACGTTTGACCACCCGacaaaag gTAATAACCAAACAGGTGAGGGGTTTTGGTCCAAGGTTTTGGCGAAGTTCCTCGTCCTTATGGACCAAGGCCCGTATCGAGATATCGACTCGGTCTCTTCAAAGTGGCGGAAAATGAACGTGTCCGTCAATAGGTTTTGCGAGGAATATAATAAATTATATACAAGTGACCGTCGTAGCGGCATGAGCGACGACGATGTGTTTAAAAAAGCGTTGGACAAGTATAAGGCGAACAATGGTAATACCAACTTTGCTCACGTTCGCGCGTGGGCAATTCTAAAAGACGAACCAAAATGGGCGCTGATTCCCAACGAGGTGGCGATggcgaaacgccaaaaaacatcgGAAACGAGTAGTTTTAGCGCCGGTGGATCGGACGCGAGGTgtcacataaacttaaatgatGACGCCGACTTTGACGAAGAGGAGTACGTCGTACATGAAGCGGAGCGTCCACAGGGCCAAGACAAATCAAAGAAGGAGCGGGCCAaggggaaagaaaaggaaaaggtggaCCCGAAGATGGAAGAGTTTATGGAACACTTAAAAATCTACAACGACGTCTCGGCCCAAAAGACGAAGGCGAAGGAGCGGGCCGTCGAAAAAAAAGCTCGTGTAGCCGAAGAAAAGTTACGCGAGAAGGTCCGATTGTCGAATGAGAAAATCAGAATTTCGGATGAAAAAATTCGGCTAAAGGAATGGTTAATGATAACGATGGATGTCGATCAGTATCCCGAGCcgaaacgttcgatgttgaaaaaacttcaaACCGACATCATGAAAAAGCATAATATTATTTAA
- the LOC110912266 gene encoding serine carboxypeptidase-like 50 isoform X1, which yields MESTPLKPLIFLLLTLLFHHLPPSSATTLPTEALPTKSGYLTVNSTTKSAIFYTFYEAQNPTNTSLSETPLVIWLQGGPGCSSMTGNFYELGPFRVTPSLTHNVEQLVLEPNPGSWNRIFGLLFLDNPIGTGFSIASTPEEIPTDQQTVAKHLFIAIRKFIALDPVFKTRPVYITGESYAGKYVPAIGYYILKRNPGLPVSERVNLFGLGIGNGLTDPAVQVSTHALHNYNLGLINEKQKIYMEKLQIEAVELVKSGNWSEATDARNKVLRFLQNVTGLATLYDFRRQGPYGSDWVEEFLKDVEVKRALGVNESMVFEGCSDVVGAALHADVMKSVRYMVEYVVKNTKVVLYQGQCDLRDGVVSVESWVRKMKWEGLQRFLEAERNVWKVNDVLAGYVQKSENLTHVVVLGAGHFVPTDQAVNSQAMIEDWVLDRGLFANKRVKSLSPDH from the coding sequence ATGGAGTCAACCCCTCTCAAACCCCTCATCTTCCTCCTCCTCACCCTCCTCTTCCACCACCTCCCACCGTCATCCGCCACCACCCTTCCCACCGAAGCCCTCCCCACCAAATCCGGCTACCTCACCGTCAACTCCACCACCAAATCCGCCATCTTTTATACCTTCTATGAAGCCCAAAACCCCACCAATACCTCCTTATCCGAAACCCCACTTGTCATCTGGCTTCAAGGAGGCCCCGGGTGCTCCTCCATGACCGGAAATTTCTACGAACTTGGCCCATTTCGAGTTACACCTTCACTGACGCATAACGTCGAACAACTTGTGCTTGAACCCAATCCCGGTTCATGGAACCGGATTTTCGGTCTTTTGTTTCTTGATAACCCAATTGGAACCGGTTTTAGCATCGCCTCCACACCTGAAGAGATCCCAACTGACCAACAAACTGTAGCGAAGCATCTGTTCATTGCAATCCGAAAGTTTATTGCTTTAGACCCGGTTTTTAAAACCCGACCCGTTTATATTACCGGTGAGAGTTATGCTGGGAAATATGTGCCTGCAATTGGGTActatattttgaaaagaaaccCGGGTTTACCCGTTTCGGAACGGGTCAATTTGTTCGGGTTGGGTATTGGAAACGGGTTGACCGACCCGGCTGTTCAAGTATCCACTCATGCTTTGCATAATTATAATCTTGGATTAATTAATGAGAAACAGAAAATATATATGGAGAAGCTTCAAATTGAGGCTGTAGAGTTGGTAAAAAGTGGTAATTGGAGTGAAGCTACTGATGCAAGAAATAAAGTTTTAAGATTTCTTCAAAATGTGACGGGTCTAGCGACATTGTACGATTTTCGGAGGCAGGGTCCGTACGGTTCGGATTGGGTGGAGGAGTTTTTAAAAGACGTGGAGGTTAAAAGGGCGTTGGGAGTGAACGAATCGATGGTTTTTGAGGGGTGTAGTGATGTGGTAGGGGCGGCATTGCACGCGGATGTGATGAAGAGTGTTAGGTATATGGTGGAGTATGTTGTTAAGAATACTAAGGTGGTGTTGTATCAAGGGCAGTGTGATTTGAGAGATGGTGTTGTGTCGGTTGAGTCGTGGGTGAGGAAGATGAAGTGGGAGGGGTTACAGAGGTTTTTGGAGGCCGAACGGAATGTTTGGAAGGTGAATGATGTGCTTGCGGGTTATGTGCAGAAGTCGGAGAATTTAACTCATGTGGTGGTGTTGGGGGCTGGTCATTTTGTGCCAACTGATCAGGCGGTTAATTCTCAAGCAATGATTGAGGATTGGGTTCTTGATAGAGGTTTGTTCGCTAATAAGCGTGTTAAAAGTTTATCTCCTGATCATTAA